CTTCCACTTCGGCGTTTCTTCTTGAAGGCACGCGAAATAGTTATTCGAAACAcataagcaccacccatcgcacagAAAcgttaagctgtctacttgtgtatttcagaatgattgccgatttttctggccaGACTCTGCTTCTGCGCGCTttcattcgaatttcgtcacttccctatcacgtgtcgtcccggtgttccgccgcactttgagcgcgccgggcgcgatcagtttcgatttcacccttgaaGTTCGATCATGAATATCTCGacctacgtgcaacttttgtgatttcaaaaaaaaataatgggaTTTGCCATAAATTGGCaggcactacaactttctaacataaacacctgccctcaagtcaataattaaaaagtaatTAACAAGTTTTTGATAATTAGTGGCAACACTGTcgttttaactgcggcaaagattttccgcctcgacatagagttcatgtgcgaaaacggcaaGAGGCCTACTGTCAcaggatttttattaaaaaaaatgtgtattttcTATAAAAACAAACACCCTCTATAACACTGGGCGTTACGttggtgacatttttttttttttttaaggatgaCTCAACCGAAGCTATCTAGCTTACGTGTGAAGGTGAATGAGTACTACCACATAATAGTGCTCCTGCAGCATTCTGCCGAATTCATGTCTCACGTATATTCTTTCTAGCTGGCCGAGTGTCGTTATGCCTGTAATACTAAAGCCGTCCGGGTCGCCAACCAGGGAAGAAGTGGCTCTACAAATATGAGCGTCGACACTGTGAAACTACTTTATGTAACTGAGGTGGAAACTTCAAAAGCTTTTTACTGGGCGAATGCGCTCGGTACTTGGCTCGCTGTGTCGACGTCCAAGTACAAAAACGTAGACCGGGTTAAGGTTGTTCAGCGTCGTTGTATTAATAAAGGTCAATTAATTTTCTTGTAATTTACTTCGgtcgttttctttttcaaaaaaaaaaaaaagcggcaccAGAGATGCCACACAAAGCATGGCGAGCGATAAATACATCTACGCCACACTATGATCGACTATTACTGGCGCGCCGTCACGACGTTAATCAGTAGATAGCACAAAAGATGTGATATTGTTTTTCGAGTCGCTGATGCTCATCTCAGCACATTCAGTCACGAACGTCGGCCCGGCACAGCACCTCTTGTTAATCGCTCTTGAAAAGGTAAGACGCTAGACATTACTTTTCAGCTTCCActgttgaaaaaaatcacagggtcgcttatgcattcacctaagacaactcgaaggcgaaagccatcttattccttttctcagtcgatgtattgatcctgccccggcaTCCattgaaagctttccgcacctaacgtagttttgcactgcatccaggatcggaggcgttgcaagctttctgcacctcatctggttttgttctgcctccgtgatcggcccacctttcaccaagcgacgatgtcatatgatgacgtcatcaaatcacgttacaatgacgtcatgatgtccccaattttgtcgatctgtgacgtcatcatgacatcgtaTGGTGACGTTATTCCGTGCTGAtgatttttttgtatcactcgtgttggctccgacgccgcgggacaccgacgcgggacgccggtcaattgtcgtgtttaatgaggcatcaaaAGTTTTAGCCTTAAAACATCCGTTACAGATGCCGCATGCATGTCTGTCCAGCAGACGTTCTAAaggttgtcgtttttttttcagtacgCGTATCAACTACGCAGCAAGCTCCTTTTCTGGCGTCTTTGTCACTTATATCAAAAGTGAAGGGATAAAAATTTGCTTGGATGTTGTCCCCTCGGTAAAAAAGAGTACATACATGCGGTCTGTGTTGGAGAATCAGAGTGTTATTGTGAAAAAGACCAGATCGGATGTGGTGATAATAGATTAATCTCACATCGACTGATTACGTGAACGCTGCCGCGAAGAATGCTGATAGCACAAAGTAGTGCTTAGCGGACTGACCGGTAACTATGGTTTGAAGCGATCAGAGATTTATTTTTCAGCCCTTGACATTAAGGGAAGCCTATTTGAGTATAAGGATATCATAGAGTAGGTACGGGGTTCGATATCCATCATGTCTCTCATTTCAACGTCTCCTACTATAAAATAATGAGAGAAAATTATTCGGCGGCAACGTTAACAAGCTAACGACAATAGTCCACTCTGCACTGCATTCCACGTTTCCTCGAACTCATGCGCAGCGTGAGAGCGGCGAGTACTGCGAACATCCTGAGCCTGGCGGCAAGGACTAGCACGCGATTTCTCCATGCGACAACTGTTGGCCCTAATGGCTGACCATTTCAGATAGACGCACTGCAAAACTCCCAGCCAATTATCAAATAATGCATTCTCCTCGACAACCGACGCACCTTATGGCAAATAAGTTCCATGGATGCCCACAAGATGTAACAAGGTTCACGAAAGAGAAAATTGTCATCCACGAAAGTGTAGATTGCCATCCCCCGCGAAGCGTCATCCTCCGTGCACTGTGTATTCAATGGAACAGACGCAGTCAACGTAATAAACAGCTTGAAAAATCGAGACTGCGTGCAAACGTCTGTGTGCTTTATTCAAATGCTCTTACCCCTACACTCCTCCACACATTCTAATGAGGATGATGGCGCAAGCTATAAGCAAGTTTATCCTGGTAATCAAGGTCGGCAGTTTATCCTCCTGAGCTTATCCGAGGTCTTGCACCAGACGTCCAACAATCTAGTGCGTATGCAACAGGGAAGACTCGCGGATTCCTAGCAAGACTATGATGGATTCTCCTCAATACAGCAAGTACTGCAGATAAGCATGCGGAATACTTTTTTTGGACAGAATCTCAAGGAGCCCGTTACTTTGAGCACGACAGCACGGTCACGACCAAAGAAAGTGATCGATGTGTTCAGCCTCGTTGCAAGAGGAACAAAGCGGAGAATGGGCAAGCTCCGTCATGAACAGCCTCGCTGACGTATAGAAAAACGAATTCTCACCAGAACCAAAATTCTGCTTTTTAAGGAAAATCAAATAAAAATCAAAACCAACTATAAGTTTCACTGTAAAAAAATCCTGTTGACGCGAGCGGCGAAGCAACGCTTACAGCGTAAGCATTTTTGATTTTTGACGCTAAAAAAACACATTCAAGATGAACCCATGATCACCAGCGGTCCCTAAGCAGGAAGAACACTTTTCCCAGAGATCTCGGCTTTGTTTTATTCACCTCTGACAATTGACAATTTTACGTTGTTTAAGTTTGCTTTCCTGAAATTATGCACTTTTTGCGGCAAAGCAGCATATCAATGCCCGTTGAACTCTTTTGGCGAAGCCACTGAAGAAAACCTTCACCGGGGATCTCATTTCTTTTATCAACTCTGTTTGCCCCTATCTGACgtctgtaaagtgcacttcactgtATCTATGGACTCTTGTGGGAAAGCAGCATATCAAAGCTCGCTCGAGACTTGCGGGGGAGCCCCACTTCCTTCAGCGATCACCTCTGTTCACTCCTTTCTGTCGCTTGTAAAACACGCTTCACTGCAGTTACACCCGTTCTGCGGGGAAGCAGCATACCAATGCCCGCTCAACTCTTGCACAGAAACAAGCGAAGAAGACCTCCCCCAGAAAGAGGGGAACGAACGAAAGAGGCGGGGAAGTTAACCAAGCTTAACCTGCCCCAGAAATCGAACTCCTTTAATTACCTCTGTATGCCCGTACCTATCTCGTGTAAAGCGTGCTTCACGGCAATTATACCTTTTTAGCGAGAAAGCACCACCCACTCAACTGTTGTGGAAAGAGAGAGACGaaacatttttagatgcgaagcatcttatggcggagttcaatccggtggtggtgagcggcgtgaccacccctactgcgcatgcgcgaaccctctccacacacctcctctcccacttcccgctctccccttcccctctcccacttcccctctgaaacgtgggctcgacatgcggaaacgctgcttcgcatagcctcatggtcccctttagcgaagatggtgtgattttgtccttgctgggatcgggagggggggggcgtcgGGAGACTAGACCTACCGTAgaccccttcctcaggcggcggccagaccttgcgTTTTGGCGGCGTTTTGGGcaagccggactgcccagagggCACACGCTGTTGTGGAGAAGCCGCCGAATTAAGCTTTACCCAGCGATTTCTTTCCTTTCCACCTCTGTATACCCCTATCTGACGTTTGTAAAACGTTCTCAGGAAAGCAATAACTTGGAGGCCGCTTGAGCTTTGTCTtctagagtagaacgcgatagcgaaatcgggccccgttcgcatctccttctcattcgctagcctcgcttcgcttcacggtggacaccgtgccgcaagaaaaggaacgtctgtgcgcgtaacattggccatttcaagctAACCCAGAATGCCTAGTGCACGTAAAGTTGCGAAGTGGCCACCACGCCATAATTCTCCCtcttgcaaattggcgaagtacccactacgcgtccgtaaggcgacaTATGCACTTGCACAACTATAGACTTTGttaatgataatgatgattaattatgcctgtgcgctttgtaattggtggaccTTTAAACCAACTACTTGTGGCGCAATTCACGTTTTCACGCCTGGTGCCATTCTAAGctgctgccacgcaatattacatgcgttaactaCACTCCTTGCActgcatgacattcgtataggtttttttttttgttttgttttgttatttagAAACCgtttcaagcacgggcgtggctctgcagtagaacacctgcttgacacgtagaagtcctgggttcgatttccatgcgaatatttttattatttctttatttgcatctatatcgaacaacactgatttttcactcacaccAATGACGCCGCCGCcatcaccggaatttctgcgaaacgaactctttaacgctatcgcgttaacatattGCCATGAGCATCAGATCAGTTTGTGTTACCCAGTGTCATTGCTGGTCAGCTTGTACGTACCACTGTGGAAGAGAGGTGAGGACaaggaaatgacgaagatggagTCGTGCTGGCAGTGATCGGGTCAGGCCAATGTCCTGGTGTTCAGATAGGTAGGGGTTTCTGTGCAGTACAGCCCCAATATAACGTGACAATGTCACTGCTGATACGCTGACAAGGAATGAGTGGAATTAACGTCTCATTAGCACTACAAAGCAGCACCGCATAACACAAACTGATCTCATGCTTGTGGCAATATCAATATCCTCCCAACTTGGGCGAAGTAACCGAGAATTTCTCCCCGGCAATCTCAAATATTTTATAACATCTGTAAACCACTGTTTACCATTTATAAAACGCGCTTCACTGCAATTATGCCCATTTTGCAGGGAAGCAGCGTATCACCATCCATTGAACTCCTCTTTAAACAGGGAGTGGGCAAACAAAATGTGTAGCCAGATGAGTGTTCTGCAAAAGCTAGCATTGTATTGATTGAACAAAACAGGGGCACATGAATAGCTACTGATTTTTTACGCTGTGGGAATTTTGCACCTTTTGGTACTTATCTTGTTCTCAAATATTATTCGTCATATATCTCACAGGACATCTTAGCACAACGCTCCTGGTATTTCCAGGCTGCAAATGAAGTTTCACTAATAACATGTTATTGGTGTTCTAAGACTTTCGTAAAAATCTAGGCTGAGAGAACTTTTTCAAACAAGCTTTATTTACACATCAAAATTTAAATATATTCACAAAAGCAATTGCATATGTCCATTTGTGAGGATCTGTTATCTTCTTTGTACTTATGATGCACACAAGTGACCGAGATGAAAATGCGCCCCAAATTATTGGCACATATTCCCAGGCCATCTCTGTGAACAGTCATCAAACATTGAGCTATTGCTCTTTAAACATCTGAACAACCTGCAACAGTTTAACACGCATTTGCAGTTTATATTCTGGCTTTACAGCCCTCATGTGACTCACTAAGGACATGGCAAAGTACTCGTCCTCGTCTGGTGACATGTGCTTGTCAAGGAGGACTGGACACTTCATCAATCTGCTGCTGCAGGTCTTCATCGTCTCTCTTCCTTTTTCGCTGCCTTCGCTGAGGCACTGGTGATGGCACCTCCTCCAAAGCTTCCGCAGCAGCAATCTCTTGTTCTGATAGGTCAGATAGCATCACTTGAGAATCCGTTGATGGGGAGGCAGCTGGCAGAGCACCGTGGTTGCTTTCCACTGAGAGCAgcgagacacagtcaacgtcGCCGTATGGTGCAGTTCTCAGCAACATTTCTTCCGAAGGTTCCCCCGGTACGTTTACATTGCTGAATGACCTGTAAATATATACTCACATAAAGAGCCATAAATTTTTCAAGTGGCTGACTGCACAAGATGAAGTACAATCTTACACAACTCTCAACAAGGAAATTATTGCATTGTTTGAGAATGAGAAACCAAAGAGGTGAAATGCATGGAGGTGAAGCAGAAACACGCCAAGTTTGATACTGTGGGGCCTTTGATTGAGAGGAAGGTAAAGAAGTGACAAGGCTCCAACAAAAAAATTTATTTAATCTGGCCGCAGCATCAGTGGATGTCATAAGCGCCAGCGAGCATTAGCACAAGTGCACACAGCTCGAGTCTGCGTGTGTTTGTTGCTGTGACCTTCACCTAGGCGTAGCCACTACAGTGTACTGTAACACCAAAAAAGGAAGTACTGATGACACGTGATGGAGACTCGAAGACAGTGTGgtgcagtagcatagccagaaattttggggggggacagaggggggttgaaacccccaaccctcccccctgGCTGGTGTGGTGACACTGGTGTGGTGTGACATGTGGATAAACTGTGGCATGATCTGCATGTACAAGGTAGTTGGTGGAGTTCAGAGGGTCAAATCGAGGGCAAGGTGGTTGTAATTGTGGGTCATCACTATGTGCTCGCTTCAGGCATCTAAGCATAATGGTGTCAGGACGTCCATTAATGGAAATAACAAAGCTATTGCTGCAGCATTCCAGCATGGAGTTAGGGTGAGGCAGTGCAGCTGAAGTGGCTTACAATGGGGCGGACTGGCACACAAAAACGTGTGCTGTAGCCCAAGACtccagaaaaaattacaccatctcccactaaagggaaccatgtggggatgcgaagcagcgcatgggtcgacttaaagttccgttcattacgggcaccttgcccgatgttaacgcgtccttgcaagcggagcacaccatgaattctctgtagttgctgttgctgttactcgtcccgaactcttattcgagcacgccacgcaggttcatcgcgcctctgtagaatctcgttccccgacgccatcatgtgattgctgagagagtgtaatggggagaggccacagcgtcttacccagccccttacacaggcccgaacgtgctagcgcgttctgactaggacacaacgcgttggttcatcgcgcgtctgcagaatctcgttcgccgacgccatcacatgattgctgagagagtgtaagggggagaggccacagcgtcttacccagccccttacacgggctcgaacgcgctagcgcgtgccaacacacgtggttttgtctgcgttacgccaagctaggacagcatacagcagccctggcccctaaagtgctctgcacgtatcatcatcaaggcagtcgaagaacaagaccaagaagacttctccttggctcaatatgttacagatggctaaggtaggttttagaaagcggacagtcgccaatggaactacggacaaagcccagcgcaaaagctgcttcgcatctaaaacggtgGGCACTTGAGCTACACATGCTTATATAGCTCGAGTGCCCAATAGTCTGGGTGGGTAGATTGAAACATTGCACACAATCACGTAATATAATCCATGGTTGCAGAAGGTACAGCTGTAGCTTTGAGAAAACCGCAGAGAAGATGAAGGGTGATGCCCAAAACAAGCTTGGCACTTGAGCAGCTCAAGTCAGCCTTCAATGCTAATGTGTATGTGGAAAAAGGCTAGGGGAAGGCAGTGAAACTTGAACAAACTGTAAAAGGTGAGTTAATTTTCAAACgacaatgaaaacgaaaaaacTCGGTAAGGCTATTGGATAGTGGGTCATTATTAGAGGACGGATTTTCAGGCATCAAAAAAGCATCTtctaggcgccaaaaataggcaggcaaagcaCGTTTTAGGCTACCAACCTACCAATGTCGTAaagtaggcacaataaatttttacataaatatacaaataatttcaaaacaaagtcgtgcgcgacctgtatctatgacaggaaagcaaaaaaatgttattgtttatgatggcacaatgACGCCAACAGTTGAGCATAGCCATGCAAGTGTCCTTTTTCCCGCACAGTTTGCAGAATACGATCTCTTCTTTTATTCAGTAGCTTGGCGAGTCAAGTGTccgctgtcgaatcaacacactcctgggtcccCTTCTTTTcagcatggctgagaagggcagcacaagAGCAAGCAGATAGCCAgactgctaaaagaccagaagagaGGGACGCCTCGTATTGGCAGGGtctaatcgcgtagggtcaattCCTCCCCTGACGGTGAacaccttaaaggccaactccggcgattttttggccatgtcaaagtaatggtgcttttatatttctgagacgctcctgtcacgggtccgatagcagaaacactcggaaaattggagaataattttaaataagcaaaaaagcgcaacaccgaaaccgaaacccaaccgagcatactgtcttcgcgtgacgtataagtggttacaaaaccggaaatcatgcaaggcatgccggtcccgccagcgcgtagtatgaaggCTGCGAAAGCAGCGAAGAGCAgatgctcatttgaaaggtgactccgtcggaaatcttgtgtgtgactgaccgtgtcacgtgcacaggctgagctgtcggaaaatgacagctgcgattccgacgcatttggaggccaactgtaatggccatcctcttcgatgaagtggaacacacctgtttagctctttgcttgcctggttgcacattccaccgccagatggaaccacctgtccagggagctcaagtttgtggggccgtgatcgggtaaaatgctatcgctgagaagttcgcggactaactaaagcatcttaatattgctatgggtggagtgcataagtttggcaataacggcgttcaacatcgcgttggtacggccgaaggaatttaatataagccaagtatgagccacctttcgcaccataggttacgttgtttcgcacgatgcgaagctcaccgtataccgatataggcccggtcacggtgcaccctgtatatgctacgggaagtgtttccgtggtgttcacgcatgtgcattctttagccggtacggtattaccgtactttccgtgcggtaaactggcattgctagctaaaacactctaatatagagacgcagggtaatcgttaggtgcgagtgtttcgtgactgccaacggggaatcgtgtgcagcccacaacgcgacaccacttgccacccatcgcacgaattaccacaaggaactgaaattcacacgcccagccaacgaagcgctcgccaaacactcgcgattgttgccttgcggatagcagacgctctaggggcccctcggttccgtcacttccgcttaacaaaaatgacgtcacgcacccaatgttgccaataattttgggaagcgaggtgaGGAGAGttggggcaatcaataaaattcatttgcaatgaatttgcGTATGTCTCCatcttgtaatttggcatatataacgggaacgtgaaaaggaacgtacccagcgaattttattgagatccatggacctcgaaaaatcgccggagttggcctttaagaagtaaattacaaagttAACAAAAGCCACGTGCCCGTCACACTTTCCTTAGTCTTGCTTTTCACTCTCCTTTCCCTTGACAGCTCATTTTGAGGGTCATTTTGGCCCCTtgtatctcgtgaacaaagcaaatgaggacatacgatattaaaactgtgttttcactgacataagtgctcttcgataaaaaaatgtcAAATTTGAGACCAgagttctttttattttattttttgaaaaaactcgcttctttaactatttttttcttcttttgcactgCCCATAGGAAAACGACTTTCCGGAGAAATATTGTACAGGCTCTTTTCTAGAAAAATATTTGACACGGTTTTGAAGTTCCTGTGTGAAATAGCAAAGGCACCAAGGCGCATTAAACTTAGCAAACCTTTTTATTTgcgccgtgtttgccattttttcagctTTTTTCTGCTGAAGAtgacataaaaaaagcatggatgtaattcacattaatgcgtattaaaaccagcagaaaaaattttcgacacaacaCTTATAGTTCGTGTTAAATTCGGCtgtgaaatccgaaaatattgcagtgaTCAAAAACAGGACACCCGCACGGCTACCTTCAAATATTCTTTtggtgcgctgggagcgtttcttggaaataaagttttcggttccgtgcgctttgaatgtggccacataacatataaaaaacccaggcaaaacaaaagtaTCGATCGGACAGgccatgttcgatctctcgtggaatcacccaagagAAGATACAAAGGTTCTTGGGGTGAAACGCTCAGTTCCCTTCGATCTTAATAAGAGCAGCATTCTGGGCAAGTTAGTAATCCATTACTTGAGTATGATTCTGCAACAAAAAACACACGGACGAAAAACAACAAGACACACCCAGCGTCCCTTTGATCACTGAGTGCCCACGCTCAGTTCCCTTCGATCTTAATAAGAGCAGCATTCTGGGCAAGTTAGTAATCCATTACTTGAGTATGATTCTGCAACAAAAAACACACGGACGAAAAACAACAAGACACACCCAGCGTCCCTTTGATCATTGAGTGCCCATGCAACAAGCAGTGTGTGCTCAGCATTCCCAAGAGGCTATCTGATGGGAACCGATTGGCTCACCGAGTGCAAACATACAGTGTTGGGCACATACAGTGGGAGAGCCATTTCATTTCTGCAAATACTGTATTCGGGTCTACTGTCAATAATGTTGTCATAAGGAATACTACTACAAATACGCATAATTACAGAATAATTGCAAGGCCAAAAGATGAGGGGTTGTCTGGCACAAGCTACTGCTTTTAAAGGTAACGCCTGATCTCCATTTGAGGAAATGTCTTACTGTTACGGTGCTCTGGAAAATTGATGAGTAAACGCTTTAATAGCAAGATGAGAAGCGATAACAAAGCGCGGAACCCACGATATTCCCTCCATGGAATTCTTCAAGAAGAGGAGCTGCTCGTAGTAaggccatgtgacgtcatcagcgTTGCCATCAGCAGCCTGATCTTCAGTTTTGATGCCGTTTTTCTGCGCTATTTGCGCAGTCACCAGACGCCTGAACTTGTCTCGCAGCGATTTCCACCGCTTCTGCACCATCGCTTCTGCACAGATAAAAATATCCGCAAGATGAAGAAGTGGCACACGCTCAGGGCGGCAGAACGCAACTAGCACTGCTTTCAATTACACAGTTCACTGTCCCACCTGCGTCGGTAACGCCAGGAAGCACGGCGGCCGCAACTTCGGCCCACAGCATCCGTTTCTTGAAACGATTTTTATGGTCCTTGTGACGCCAGTGCCAGAGGGCTGGTCGAGCTTCGACACTGTAGATCAAAGCATCGTTGTCGAGTTTGGCGTAATACATGTTTAGCGCGGCGGCCGCTGACATTTGGATTCTCGCGCTGCAGCCTCGACTGCCGCAGAAAAACTCGCCAAACTATGCAGGAACTAGCCGCACGGCCGCAACAACGAAAATATCGCAGCTCCAATATACCACGCAAGATTCTGAAGACCACACGGGGCAAAACACTGCCAGAACTGCTGCTGGAAGTTGTAAACAGACAGACCGGCGTGGATTGGCATCGGCCGGTGCTTGTTGCGGCTTGTTACAGTTATAGTATGCGGCtaataaaagaagaaaatatgTGCTGCCTGGCGTTGCCCGTTTAGTCCGTGGATAGTTATCAATTATCAGGCACAATCACGGGCACAATAACTGCAAACAAAACGGATGCTGTCGCCTTGGTTTCTACCAAGTTTGTACTAACCCTTTTTGGCAAAGCCGGCAAAGCCCGTCTCGCGGTCTAGCCTCTGGTCTAGCTACCTTGGCATCAACAAGCAAATCGGCGCCGCGCACATGTGTATGTAATAGTCACTGTGCCACTGTTCACGACTCGCTATTACAAAATGGGTAAACACAAAAAGAATCAGAAGGACTTCCAAAAGGTGAAGCTGAAGGTGGGGCGAAAACTACCGAAAGGCCTGAATGTAACGGACACCAGTTTCAAGACCAAAAAGATAGTCCTGCATGACCGACTGTCAAAGCCAGCCACCGGCGAGCCCACGACAACACGAAAGCTGAGCGTTCAGGTACGCACTGGACTTGTTTACAGTAACCGATTTCAGATCAATACTGCGAACTAAATTGCCTATAAGTTGCTGAATTACCTGTGTGTGATATCATTAGAGGCCGTTGCAACGTGAATAGGAGGGGCCGCATACTTTCGGATGGCT
This window of the Rhipicephalus sanguineus isolate Rsan-2018 chromosome 2, BIME_Rsan_1.4, whole genome shotgun sequence genome carries:
- the LOC119383443 gene encoding uncharacterized protein LOC119383443 — protein: MSAAAALNMYYAKLDNDALIYSVEARPALWHWRHKDHKNRFKKRMLWAEVAAAVLPGVTDAEAMVQKRWKSLRDKFRRLVTAQIAQKNGIKTEDQAADGNADDVTWPYYEQLLFLKNSMEGISSFSNVNVPGEPSEEMLLRTAPYGDVDCVSLLSVESNHGALPAASPSTDSQVMLSDLSEQEIAAAEALEEVPSPVPQRRQRKRKRDDEDLQQQIDEVSSPP